A genomic stretch from Aedes albopictus strain Foshan chromosome 2, AalbF5, whole genome shotgun sequence includes:
- the LOC134287082 gene encoding uncharacterized protein LOC134287082: MASDAESTHDQTIMDLTATPCAICGPSTRDEVMVGCDGCAEWFHIRCVGIEEGKLPKKWYCQSKACQEKAQEYQQKQKDAKKQARTRKNGNESDKSSVSSRLASSSVEAKVRALEEKQKRQYEEMEAERLLQKKEREMQRAFEQRKMELELQMRAEEQEEQRTWQAEMLQKKKEQIQRLKANRESSFEMQMAAMDEELAELSRRKSKPALKVVKDVSRAGPSGKINKNVLKLRKANVKKLTRDYESTDGGDEDDEISDDSDLSTQSSDSSMEARARKSVPRKTCKKVGSVSQNGLGKQQTGPTKAQLAARMGLTYKLPKFSGKPAQWPLFYAAYKVSNDVCGYMNHENLMRLQEALEGDALELVSGQLLLPETIPQVIEKLRRHFGRPEQLLQCLLDKVNRLEPPRPDDLRSFVPFGNTVEQLCGHLEAADLRQHLVNPLLIKSLVAKLPDREKREWVHYRRGRGETTLRTLTDFLMDIVEDACEANVDVEFNPTPSPESDSQSEEESSNEAGLYCHCEASSSTYNASEESKLKPCKMCQSKDHRLQHCADFKKLRYDERLKLVTHEKLCHVCLNEHGGQCKFGIRCNIGDCRKSHHPLMHPVGNTVGLSAQIRANCTVLFRIVPVQLHCGDKTVSVLAFLDEGASVTLVEKKLADRLGAVGVQERLTIQWTGNMSRVEDSRRISLWASGTEAAAGGKMLLHTVHTVNNLMLPHQKLDSKELAAQYKYMRGLPIESYDGQPQLLIGANNIHAFAPIETKVGTPREPIAVRTKLGWTVYGPRQTTSAAAGNYFGYHRQIANDDLPPELFKSQFSLEESEVAIPRGKKKCVLKIRERTTPLAGDRCDTDLLSKARPAPRMLGVRHYRPGRTTTNIAILVPNARRQIEQHNRRVRNPKSAGSSTGPTRGEASDTGAFEPWHPADGEGKIPRSDLRPKWGPAFSTRHRGEFLPYLYKGKRSTRRLVASGAKPEEVKIDQRKKCGVMCALDEGRKLPSGILSMTLPEAAGNGSTISNRSKSVIIRGRREIPEFLEIELYRCGHQGLRWTSSIDQREDVDGKVQRRDVVKFAALESKVNPEMPDVTGWGVATPLLNKIF, from the coding sequence ATGGCTTCCGATGCAGAATCCACCCACGACCAAACCATCATGGACCTGACGGCGACTCCGTGCGCCATCTGTGGCCCGTCTACGCGCGACGAAGTGATGGTCGGCTGTGACGGATGCGCGGAATGGTTCCACATCCGTTGCGTCGGCATCGAGGAGGGCAAACTGCCGAAGAAGTGGTACTGCCAAAGCAAGGCCTGTCAGGAGAAGGCCCAGGAGTACCAGCAGAAGCAGAAGGACGCCAAGAAGCAGGCTCGCACCCGGAAAAACGGCAACGAGTCTGACAAATCCAGCGTCAGCTCTCGCCTAGCTTCGTCTAGCGTGGAAGCGAAGGTGCGAGCGCTAGAGGAGAAACAGAAGCGACAGTACGAGGAGATGGAGGCGGAGCGGCTGCTGCAGAAAAAGGAAAGGGAGATGCAGCGTGCGTTCGAACAGCGAAAGATGGAATTGGAGCTGCAGATGCGCGCTGAGGAACAAGAAGAACAAAGGACATGGCAAGCGGAGATGCTCCAAAAGAAGAAGGAGCAGATTCAGCGGCTGAAGGCGAACCGGGAGTCGTCGTTCGAGATGCAAATGGCGGCGATGGATGAGGAGTTAGCGGAACTTTCGCGTCGAAAGTCAAAGCCGGCGCTGAAAGTAGTCAAGGACGTTTCGCGAGCGGGTCCTTCCGGCAAAATCAACAAAAACGTGTTGAAGCTGAGAAAGGCGAACGTGAAGAAGCTAACGCGAGACTACGAGAGCACCGACGGAGGAGACGAGGACGACGAAATCTCCGACGATTCCGATCTGTCAACCCAGAGTTCGGATTCTTCCATGGAAGCCAGGGCGAGAAAAAGCGTTCCAAGGAAGACGTGCAAGAAAGTGGGAAGTGTCAGCCAAAACGGGCTGGGGAAGCAGCAGACCGGACCGACGAAGGCCCAGCTGGCCGCGAGGATGGGGTTAACTTACAAACTCCCAAAATTCTCCGGCAAACCAGCGCAATGGCCATTGTTCTATGCGGCCTACAAAGTGTCCAACGATGTCTGCGGCTACATGAACCACGAGAACTTGATGCGACTACAGGAAGCCCTGGAAGGCGACGCTCTCGAGCTAGTGTCCGGGCAGTTGCTACTTCCCGAAACCATTCCGCAGGTCATCGAGAAGCTGCGCCGGCACTTCGGCCGCCCGGAACAACTGCTTCAATGCCTGCTGGACAAGGTGAACCGGCTGGAACCCCCGAGGCCGGACGATCTGAGGAGTTTTGTTCCATTCGGAAACACAGTGGAGCAACTCTGCGGCCATCTGGAGGCAGCGGATCTACGGCAACACCTCGTCAACCCGCTGCTGATAAAGTCGTTGGTTGCCAAGCTGCCGGATCGGGAAAAGCGTGAGTGGGTCCACTACCGGCGAGGTCGAGGGGAAACAACGTTGCGAACGCTGACGGATTTCCTGATGGACATCGTGGAAGACGCCTGCGAAGCTAACGTTGACGTGGAGTTCAATCCAACGCCGTCGCCCGAATCAGATTCCCAATCCGAAGAGGAGAGTTCGAACGAGGCTGGACTATACTGTCACTGCGAAGCCAGCAGTTCGACCTACAATGCAAGTGAAGAGAGTAAGCTGAAACCGTGCAAGATGTGCCAATCCAAGGATCATCGTCTGCAGCACTGCGCGGATTTCAAGAAGTTGCGGTACGATGAGCGTTTGAAGCTGGTGACGCACGAGAAATTGTGCCATGTCTGCCTCAACGAGCATGGCGGGCAGTGCAAATTCGGAATCCGTTGCAACATCGGCGATTGCAGAAAGTCCCACCACCCGCTCATGCATCCGGTCGGAAACACGGTCGGGCTGAGTGCACAAATCCGGGCAAACTGCACGGTCTTGTTTCGGATCGTTCCGGTACAGCTTCACTGCGGAGATAAAACAGTTTCGGTGTTGGCATTCCTGGACGAAGGAGCTTCCGTCACGCTGGTGGAGAAAAAGCTCGCCGACCGCCTGGGCGCGGTCGGAgtacaagagcgattgaccatccAGTGGACGGGAAACATGTCGAGAGtggaggattcccgaagaatAAGCCTTTGGGCGTCGGGAACAGAGGCTGCAGCCGGCGGCAAGATGCTGTTGCACACTGTGCACACGGTGAATAACTTGATGCTGCCGCATCAAAAGCTGGATTCGAAGGAGCTTGCAGCACAGTACAAGTATATGCGAGGGCTGCCCATCGAGTCATACGATGGACAGCCGCAGTTGCTGATTGGGGCGAACAATATCCACGCGTTTGCGCCGATAGAGACAAAGGTGGGTACGCCCAGGGAACCGATTGCAGTGCGTACCAAACTGGGATGGACTGTGTATGGGCCGCGGCAGACAACCTCGGCGGCGGCCGGTAACTATTTCGGCTACCATCGGCAGATAGCAAACGACGATCTGCCGCCCGAGCTATTCAAGAGCCAATTTTCGTTGGAAGAATCGGAGGTGGCAATTCCACGGGGAAAGAAGAAATGTGTCCTAAAAATACGAGAGCGAACTACCCCACTTGCCGGCGATCGCTGTGATACCGACTTGCTGTCGAAAGCCCGCCCAGCACCGAGGatgttaggcgttcgacactacAGACCTGGAAGAACCACAACGAACATAGCGATTCTCGTTCCGAACGCAAGAAGACAGATTGAACAACACAATAGGCGGGTTCGAAATCCGAAATCCGCTGGAAGCTCTACGGGGCCTACAAGAGGCGAAGCCAGCGACACCGGCGCATTTGAACCGTGGCATCCTGCAGATGGTGAAGGAAAGATTCCTAGGAGCGATCTGAGACCCAAGTGGGGACCAGCGTTCTCGACGAGGCACCGCGGCGAGTTCTTGCCGTATCTGTACAAGGGAAAGCGGTCGACGAGAAGGCTCGTGGCAAGTGGCGCAAAACCGGAGGAAGTCAAAATCGATCAGCGTAAAAAGTGTGGGGTGATGTGCGCGCTCGATGAGGGGCGCAAGTTGCCGAGTGGAATCCTGTCAATGACACTACCGGAGGCGGCTGGCAATGGTTCGACGATCAGCAACAGATCGAAGAGTGTGATTATTCGTGGTCGACGGGaaatcccggaattcttggagatagagCTTTATCGTTGCGGTCATCAAGGTCTCAGATGGACGAGCTCGATAGACCAACGGGAGGACGTAGATGGTAAGGTGCAGAGACGAGACGTAGTAAAGTTTGCGGCGTTAGAAAGTAAGGTAAATCCGGAAATGCCGGATGTTACGGGCTGGGGTGTTGCGACGCCGCTACTAAATAAGATTTTTTGA